The following proteins are co-located in the Microplitis demolitor isolate Queensland-Clemson2020A chromosome 5, iyMicDemo2.1a, whole genome shotgun sequence genome:
- the LOC103569378 gene encoding uncharacterized protein LOC103569378, which yields MTTQNTDIATTESYRQSRVYRRGYDHDHDDDDHDNQEDMDHMDVNDDMDSKSLAESKGEYWGGYYDFLINEGSYKFWAVFQLATAALLIYSGFAALYYAKVNPSTTDDYEDYFLRRRKRHISDTLFYIDGPTFQRIIDALENIH from the exons atgaCAACTCAAAACACAGATATAGCTACGACAGAATCTTATAG ACAATCACGAGTATATAGACGTGGGTACGATCATGATCACGACGATGATGATCACGATAATCAAGAAGATATGGATCACATGGACGTAAACGACGACATGGATTCAAAATCCCTAGCAGAGTCCAAAGGGGAATATTGGGGCGGCTATTACGACTTCCTCATAAACGAAGGGAGCTACAAATTTTGGGCTGTATTTCAA CTTGCCACCGCTGCGCTCCTCATATACAGCGGTTTCGCGGCTCTTTACTACGCCAAGGTTAATCCATCGACCACTGATGACTACGAGGATTATTTTCTCCGCAGAAGAAAGCGTCATATTAGCGACACGCTTTTTTACATCGACGGACCGACATTCCAGAGGATTATCGACGCATtggaaaatattcattaa